Genomic segment of Streptomyces alboniger:
CGAGGTCGACTCCGACACAGTCATACCCGAGCTCCGTCAACCGGATCATGACCCGGCCGGTACCGCACCCGGCATCCAGCACCCTCGCTCCGGCGGGCACCAGCGTGGCGCACAGCCGTGCCTCACCGTGCATGTCCCTGCCGCTGCCGGCCAGGGCGGCAAACCGGGCGGCGTAGTCCTCTCCGGACGTCCCACCGGTCAACTCTTCCCAACGGCTCATGACCGACAGCGTAGGCGAGCAGCAAGAGTGGCTCTGACACATACACCCGCGCGACCGCCGTCTCCGTCGCGCCTCGGGCCGACTCCCCGGCCGAGGACCGCGGCTGCCACGAGAAGCAGCCGGCGGATCCGAGGGGCGGAGTGGTGCCGTGTCCCGACCCGCCGGGGTCGCACATCCCCAAGTCGACGTCCACGCCGCCGAGTCCTCCGCACGTCGTCCCGTGCCTCGCCGGAACCTCGCACCAGGACGTCACGTCGGTCGACCTGTACGGAATCCAGATCATCAGAACGTGGACGGGTCTCTCCACCCGCAAGCCGACAGTGCTCGGCGCTCTCGACACCTCCGGACTCACACCGGTCGGACAGAACGCCCGGGAGGAGATCGCCGCGCACATGGACGAATCAGAGGACCGCGCCGGCAGATACCGCGCCCTGGCCGAACGCCTCGACCGGCTCGCGAACGCGTAAGGCGAAGACTCCGCTGTCCGGAAGTGAGAAGGACGATCCGACATGTGCCCGCCGTAACGCGCGATGGGCCATCGACCGCGGCGGCATCGAGTACGGGCAACGCCACCACCCTGCCATGATCGCCCTTCATATCTGCCTGTGCAGGCAGGCCGCGCCTGGTGCATGAGGGCGCTCGGCCCGAAGGCATCGCTCTGCCCCTCGTCCACACCGCATGGATTTCTGCCGTGTTCTTCACCTTCGCCAACACGCCTTGGCTCGCCGTCCGCGTCCGCACGGAGAACACGGTGCTGTGGCCTGTGGTGGGACCAGTGGCGCGGGACAGTTCGCGGAGCTGTTCACCGAATTCGCCGACGGACGCCTGCTGTTCGCGCTGCGGGTCTCCTGCCCGCAGGTTGCCGTGAGCCTGCCGGCCTGCACCGGCAGCAACACCGCACTCCTCCTCGTCTTGGCCGAGGACTTGCCCGCCTCAGTACCCCGGAAGTCGTCAGCCGGCCGGGTTCACTGCCGCTCTGGTGGCCCGCTACAGCAACAACCTCGTGTCCGGGTCACGAAGTTCATGCGCTGACGCGCGCACCGGCCGTACCTCCCCGACCGGGAAGACTCCGCGCGGGCACGGTGCCGGGACAGGACGAAGGTCGGGGCACTCATGGGGGTCCACTGGACGCCCCGGGGGCGCGGGACGTCGGGTGGGCCGACCTCCCGCGCCGCACCCGCGCCGTACGGGTCCGACGCTACTTGAGCATGTCGGCCGCCTCCACCCGGTGAAGGTGGATCAGAACGTCGTGGGTCTTCGCGAGCCGGATCTGTGCGGCGTTGCCGTTCCAGGGGTAGGTGGCGCCGATGTTCTTGACGCTGCGTGTCTCGGCGAGCCAGGCGCGGGCCGGGACGGGGGTGTTGCGCAGGTCCACCATGAAGTCGCGGTGGCGTACCCGGTCCAGGGTGTGCTCGGTGGTACCGGGTGCGGCCGGGCCGATGGTGAACCGGTGGACGCCGCCGTCCCGGCCCAAGGCGTTGAACGAGCCCCGGTCGAAGGTGAGGCCCGCACTCAGGTAGTGGCGGCCCAACTGTTCGCGAAGGAAGTCGCCCTGAGCCTTCGGATGCGTATTGGGGACGTACGTCTTGAGGGCGATGTGGCTGTTGTGGGCGGAGAGCAGGATCTTGTCGCCCGTCTGCCGCTGCCACCAGGTGACGTTCTGTGCCATGACCTGGTCGCGGTAGCGCATGGCGTCAGGGATGACCTGTGGGTCGTCCCAGTCAAAGGCGTACATGGTGGTCATCTGGTGGATCGCGGTGGCGTGCTGGACGGCCCAGGCGTGCCCGTCGGCGTCCTTGCCGGGCCGCTGTTTGAGCAGGTCGAGTGCCCGGCCTGTCCGCTTGGCGAGCTCCTTGCGTTCGGCCAGCGGCTTCGACAGGTAGTCATTGACGTACGTTTCGGCGTCGGTGGTGGGCCGCAGGCCCCGGTACAGCTCGGTGAGCCGCGGGCCGAGTTCGGGCTGGGCCGCGGCCGCGTAGGCGCTCACCTTGTCGTACAGCTCGGCACCGGCGAACCCGTTGTCGTCGCCGACGAAGTGGAGCGGGTCCTTGGGGTGCTTGACGTTGTACGCGCGCATCCACTGGAGCAGATCGCGGTACTCACTGGTGTTCCAGAACTGGTAGGTGCCTTGGAACTCCTCGTCCATGATCTGCTTCAAGTCGCCCTCGCCGCGCGTGAGGTAGGCGTCGAGCCGCAGTCCGGTGCTCCAGGGGGCTTCGAGGGCGAAGGCCCGAAAGCCCTTCTTCTCGACCAGGTACCGCAAGATCCGGTGCTTGACGGTGAAGAACTCGTGCGAGCCGTGGGTGGCCTCGCCCAGGCCCACCACCCGGGCGTCGCCGACCATCTGGCCGAACGGTCCGAGATCGGCCAGGCCACCGCGTGGCTCGGTGGTGCGCAGCGGGTGGGCCACCCGGTCAAGGGCCGCCTCCGGGGAGCGGAGGGCGGCGGGCGCGGCCACCTCCGGTCCGGCGGGCGCTGCGGCATCGGCGGAGACTGATGCCGCGGCCGAGGCGGGCTGAGTGGCAGCGGAGGCGGCCGGGACGACGGCCAGGGTGGCACCGAGCGGGACGAGGAGGGCGGCGAGCAGGGCCTTGTGCGTTCTCATGAGCCCAACTCTCTCCGCGCGGGCATGCCCCGGACCATCCGGTACGCCCCCCGAACCGCCCGGGAGTTAGCTCCACCTATTCAGGAAAGGAAACCAGGACCCGGGTCCTGGTCCCTGGTCCCGGTGCCTGGTCCTGCTCCTGCTCCTGGACGGGAACGGAGACAGGGGCCAAGTAGCGTCGTTCAGGGCCGTCTCGCGCTTGGCCGGGTCAGTGCATGACGCCGGCCGAGCCTGATGCCGGCATGTCTGCTGGGGTAGGCGCGCTGCTCGTGCCGTTGTGGTGGCCGACGCCGGGGCAGTGGGATGACCAACCGGCGGATGGTGGAAGGCGTGCAGGGCGCCGCCGCAGACCGTGAGGCGCGCGGCTTGCATCTCAGCGGTGAACGCCTCGCTGCCTGAGTGATATCGCCGCGGCACGGCAAGGGACGCGCGAACCGCAAGTGGGCGATGCTGACCTTTTGCTGACCCCTCGCAGCGAACAAGGCGGCTGACCTGTACGAACACCCTGCGCGAGGACTGGATGACCGGCGACCGCTTCGGCGCGTGAAGGTTCCCGTGATCAGTGCTCAGCGGCCTGCCTGATCAAGGACGCGACCTCGGCGGGCTGCGGGAGGTGGACGGCGCGGCCGACGGCGGGACCGTGGGGCGTTGCGCTCTGTCCGGTGCTGTGGTGGAGACGGCCCGGCGGGTGAAGCCGAGCTGGTCCCTCGTTGCGGCCGACGACTGGATGATCATGAGACGCGCCTCACCGCCCGCGAGGCACGGGCGCCGGGGGCCCCGGGGTGAGCGCATGACACCCCTCCAGGTGCTGCGGCGTGGGCTCGTCGGCACGCAGGTCGGCGATCCGGAATCGCACGTACTTCACTCTGTCGGGTGCCATCCTGCCGACTTGCCCCATTCGGGCCTGGAGCGCGGTATTTTCCTTATCGCGTACATGACTTCGTCACTGAGGGACGGGGCGTATGGACTCTCTCGAACGGACTTCCGGCGGAGCGTCCGACGCGCGCGCCGCCGGGGAAGGGGCGAGCGGATCCTGGCCCGGACCGCGCCAGCGGGGGGCCGGCTCGTCGGCCGATGACACCGCGGCCCCCTTCAAGGCCCCCGTGATCAGCCTGCCGAAGGGCGGCGGCGCGGTGCGGGGCATGGGGGAGAAGTTCTCGGTCAACCCGGCGACGGGCACGGCCACACTGAGCGTCCCCCTCCCGCTGAGCCCGGGGCGTTCCGGGTTCACTCCGCCGCTGAGCCTGGTCTACGACACCGGCGGCGGCAACGGCCCCTTCGGGATGGGCTGGAGCCTCGGCCTTCCGGCCGTCGCACGCAAGACGGACAAGGGCGTGCCGCAGTACGACGACACCGCGGAGTCGGATGTCTTCGTGCTGTCGGACGCCGAGGACCTCGTGCCCGAACTCGCCCCCGACGGCCACCCGCTGCGCCGGTCGCGGACGGTCGGGACCACGGCGTACGAGGTCACCCGCTACCGGCCGCGGATCGAGGGCCTGTACGCCCGCATCGAGCGCTGGCGGGCCCCGGCCACCGGCCAGACCCACTGGCGCACCATCAGCCCCACGAATGTCACCACGGTCTACGGCAAGGACGCCAACGCCCGCATCGCCGACCCCGCGGACCCGGTCGGACGTGTCTTCTCCTGGCTGATCTGCGAGTCCTACGACGACAAGGGCAACGCCGTCTCCTACCGATACGCCGAGGAGGACGGCACCGGCGTCGACCTCGCCGCACCGCACGAAGCACACCGGACGCCGGCCGACCGCACGGCCAACCGCCACCTGAAGTCGGTGCGTTACGGCAACCGCACGAGCCGTCTGGAGGCTCAGGACAGCACGGAATGGCTGTTCGAGCTGGTCCTCGACTACGGGGAGCACGACCCCGACCACCCTCGGCCCGACGACTCCGGCGCCTGGACCCGCCGCGCCGACCCGTTCTCCGCCTACCGCGCGGGCTTCGAGATCCGCACCTATCGGCTG
This window contains:
- a CDS encoding erythromycin esterase family protein; its protein translation is MRTHKALLAALLVPLGATLAVVPAASAATQPASAAASVSADAAAPAGPEVAAPAALRSPEAALDRVAHPLRTTEPRGGLADLGPFGQMVGDARVVGLGEATHGSHEFFTVKHRILRYLVEKKGFRAFALEAPWSTGLRLDAYLTRGEGDLKQIMDEEFQGTYQFWNTSEYRDLLQWMRAYNVKHPKDPLHFVGDDNGFAGAELYDKVSAYAAAAQPELGPRLTELYRGLRPTTDAETYVNDYLSKPLAERKELAKRTGRALDLLKQRPGKDADGHAWAVQHATAIHQMTTMYAFDWDDPQVIPDAMRYRDQVMAQNVTWWQRQTGDKILLSAHNSHIALKTYVPNTHPKAQGDFLREQLGRHYLSAGLTFDRGSFNALGRDGGVHRFTIGPAAPGTTEHTLDRVRHRDFMVDLRNTPVPARAWLAETRSVKNIGATYPWNGNAAQIRLAKTHDVLIHLHRVEAADMLK